One window of Triticum dicoccoides isolate Atlit2015 ecotype Zavitan chromosome 5A, WEW_v2.0, whole genome shotgun sequence genomic DNA carries:
- the LOC119304211 gene encoding uncharacterized protein LOC119304211, translating into MPAPPTPAVAPILSRSNPSPPRPPPPSSRHYTNLAADPPLVLPPLERATHRVHRDCRGPAVHELDDGGGGQQPGAMGRRAAGLRVARARIPHWPRLPLRPRPRRGEASAYARAAAATGTWVFDIDETLLSNLPYYAQHGYGLELFDHREFDRWVETGEAPVIPSSLRLYREVRDLGFKTFLLTSRSEAHEGRKSCRGPAILLVSAGFSRHLADLISGFVLYLNLDYNMLVANWNNLAVWFRRVDQFDTIDLSDYEIVKLDNFPFMNRPASPHLITTYNEREQVTPRELSIRVPAILRSKDEDGVKGCRVAGAVNNYTSQLLTYGSSSQSPSCKSSRQYNLTEALLFLSHFIGDIHKMLAFIHVLS; encoded by the exons ATGCCAGCCCCTCCCACTCCAGCTGTCGCCCCCATTCTCTCCAGATCCAATCCAAGTCCCCCTCGTCCACCGCCCCCTTCCTCCCGTCACTACACGAACCTCGCCGCCGACCCACCCCTGGTCCTCCCGCCACTTGAGCGCGCCACCCACCGCGTCCACAGAGACTGCCGTGGACCTGCGGTGCACGAGCTGGACGACGGCGGGGGAGGCCAACAACCTGGCGCCATGGGCCGTCGTGCCGCAGGACTGCGTGTCGCACGTGCACGCATACCTCACTGGCCCCGCCTACCGCTTCGACCTCGACCTCGTCGCGGGGAGGCCTCCGCctacgcccgcgccgccgccgccaccggcacctgggTCTTCGACATCGACGAGACGCTGCTCTCCAACCTTCCCTACTACGCGCAGCACGGATACGG GCTAGAGCTGTTCGACCACCGGGAGTTCGACCGGTGGGTGGAGACGGGGGAGGCGCCGGTGATCCCCTCCAGCCTCCGCCTCTACAGGGAGGTCCGCGACCTCGGCTTCAAGACCTTCCTGCTCACCAGCCGCAGCGAGGCCCACGAGGGTAGAAAGAGCTGCCGTGGACCTGCTAT CTTGTTAGTCTCAGCAGGTTTCAGTCGACATCTAGCCGATTTAATTTCTGGGTTTGTTTTGTACCTCAACTTGGACTATAACATGTTGGTTGCA AACTGGAATAACCTTGCAGTTTGGTTCCGCAGAGTG GACCAGTTTGACACGATTGACTTGTCGGACTACGAGATTGTCAAGCTTGACAACTTCCCTTTCATGAATCGCCCAGCGAGCCCGCACCTGATTACAACTTACAATGAGAGGGAGCAGGTGACGCCCAGGGAGCTCAGCATCCGAGTCCCGGCCATCCTTCGCAGCAAGGACGAGGACGGCGTCAAGGGCTGCCGCGTCGCCGGAGCCGTCAACAACTACACCTCCCAGCTCCTCACCTACGGATCATCATCACAATCGCCATCTTGTAAATCTTCCCGCCAAT ATAACCTGACGGAAGCGCTCTTGTTTCTCTCACATTTCATCGGCGACATCCACAAG ATGCTGGCCTTCATTCATGTTTTGTCGTGA